The DNA window TCGATCCGGAGACCGCGAAAAATTATGTCGCCGGGTTGATCATCCTCGCCGCCGCACCCTGCACGGCGATGGTCTTCGTGTGGAGCTACCTCACCGACGGCGACGGTCCCTACACGCTGGCGCAGGTGGCAATCAACGATCTCATCATGGTGTTCGCCTTCGCGCCCATCGTCATGCTTCTGGTCGGCGTGACAGGCGTCCACATCCCCGGTGAAGTTCTCGTCACCTCGGTGGTTGTGTTCATCGTTGTTCCGCTGGTGGCCGGTTGGGCCAGCCGCACCCTGCTGATGCGGGCCAAGGGCGCCGATTGGTTCGAGAGGAAGTTTCTGCCCGTTTTCCGGCCGGTCACCATCGCCGCATTGCTGGCCACCTTGACGCTGATCTTCGCCTTCCAAGCCGGCAACATCGTCAAAAACTGGACGGCCGTCCTCTTGCTGGCTGTGCCGATTCTCATCCAAGTCTATTTCAATTCCGGATTGGCCTACGGCTTGATGCGGCTCTTCAAAGTGCAGCACAACGTGGCCACGCCCGGCGCACTCATCGGTGCGAGCAACTTCTTCGAACTGGCGGTGGCCGTGGCCATCACATTGTTCGGACCGACATCGCCGGCGGCTCTGGCCACCGTGGTCGGCGTGCTTGTCGAGGTTCCCGTCATGCTCTCGGTCTGCCGTGCATGCGTGCGCAGCCGCGACTGGTATCAACGGGCCTTGCCGGCATGAACAAACCGCGCGTCCTGATCCTTTGCACCGGAAACTCGTGCCGCAGCCATATGGCGGAAGGCATTCTGCGGGACGCAGCCGGTGATTTTCTCGAGGTGCACAGCGCCGGGTCGCGTCCGGCCGGCTTCGTGCATCCCAAAGCCGTCGCGGTCATGGCCGAGATCGGGATCGATATTTCCACACACACTTCGAAGCACATGGACGAGTTCCTCGACCGTGATATCGGGACAGTCATCACCGTTTGCGGCAACGCCGACCAAGCCTGCCCCGTGTTCCCGGGGCAAGTGAACCGGCATCACTGGCCTTTCGCCGATCCCGCGCACGCCGTCGGCTCGGAAGAGGACGTCATGCTGGAATTCCGCAGGGTTCGGGATGAAATCGCCGCTGTCTTCCGCGCCTACGCCGACGGACGGCGCGACCAAGAACGCCTGGTTTTGGGATAGTTTTCGCCGTGCGGAAATCGGCATAAAGCCGCTGATGTTCTCCGCCGCGGTGCAAACTCCTGATGCGATCTTGCCGGATCCGCCCCGGAAGTGGGATAAGGTGCACTCATTTCGACGGTGAAAATCGAGCAAAGCGGAAAAGATGCGGACGCCCGCACGAACACCCGGTGGTGGATAGTTGCCGGAGCAGCTGTTGTCGCGTTCTTCGTGCTGGATCTTCTCCTGCCGCCCGGGGCCGGCCTCATGCCGCATTACTGGATCCCCATCATCCTTGCCGCGGCCTTTCTCGCCCCGCTCCCCGTTGCGATCCTTGCCGCGCTGGCCCTGATCCTCGACATCGCGATCGGATTCCGTTTTCCGCATGATGCCGCCCAGACATTGCGCTTGGCCGTCGATCTCCTTATCGCCATCGCAGCGGTTCTGGTCGCGGCACGGCGCTCGGCCCACGTGAACGCGAGGCGCGCGCGGGAACAGGCCTTGCGCGACGAGCGCCAGCACCTCGCCGATGTGATCCAGGGGATGAACATCGGAACATGGGATTGGAACGTGCAGACCGGCGAAACGGTTTTCAACGAGCTGTGGGCTCGGATGATCGGATACAATCTTTCCGACCTTGCCCCGATCAGCATCGAAACGTGGCTCAATCTGGTCCACCCCGACGATCTTCTGCGCTCGAACGAGGAATTGCAGCGCTGCTTCTCCGGCGAGAAACCGCTCTACGAGTGCGAGGTGCGAATGAAGCACCGCGACGGAAGGTGGATCTGGGTGCTCGATCGCGGCCGCGTGGTCACGCGGACCGAGGATGGGAAACCTCTGCGCATGCTCGGCACGCACCGCGATATCACCGATGTCGTGCACGCGCGCGAGGAATCTGGCCGCGGACCGACCGACCCGCTCACCGGCTTGGGCAACGACGCGGAGCTTGCCGAGCGCCTTGGCGAGGACATCGCCGACGTGCGGAGATCCGGAGCCGACCTCTCCCTGCTGGTCGTGATGGTCCGCGACCTCGAAAAGGTGAACGAGGCGCACGGACGCGCGGCGGGCGACATGCTGCTGCAGTCGCTGGCCCGCGCCTGCCGCCGTTATTTTGCCAAGCAGGGAAGCGTTTTCCGCGCCGGTGGAAAAAGCATCGCCATCGTGCTTCCCGGTCTGCCTTCCGTCGCGGTGCGGCAAAAGGCGAGCGAAACGATCAGGGACGTCGAAAACGTGGGCGTCACGCTCGACGGCGGCGTGCGCGTGCCCTTCACCCTGGGCTACGGAATTGCGCAGCTGGAGCGAGGAGAGGACGACGCCGCATCATTGCTGCGGCGGGCGATGCAGTCGGCGGAGCGTTCCTGACTCAGTCCCGCTGCAACTCCCCGCTTTGCGTGGAAGCGGCGGATGCGAGGGTGGCAGAACTTGCCGTGTGGCGGGACCAGGGACCGTAGGGGACTTCGGACGCCTCGACAAAGCGCCAGTCCACGCGGTCGTTGGATTTCAACCCGAGGTAGTCGCGCACTGCGGGAGAGATATCGAGGCCGGCCGCGTTGTTGCGGTTGGGCAGGGGACGTTCGTCGCCGAAAACGTATTGCCAGTGGTTTGTGCGGAACGGGCCGACGTCCTCCCATTGCGCGAAGGCCACGCGCCCGCGGTAGTGGATGGCGAGCCAGCGGCCTTTGCAGACACTTTCACCATGGCGGACGAAGGTGTTGTTGAACCACGGAATGACGGTGGCGGCCTCCGGTTTCGTCCGGCCGTTGCTCACGTCGTTGTAGGGAAGGGCGACGTAGAACGGGTTGAGCCGCGGAGTGAAGCGGGCAGGACGGTAATCGCGGCGTGCGCGGGGATCGGGGTCGTCATAGCCGCCGTAGTTGCGGGCCCATCTTGCGTCCCACGAGCTCTTGTCGTTCGGGACGGGATTGTTCGCCGCCGCTCGTTCGCCGATCCAGAAAATCGTCGTCATGATGCCGCGCTTCCACGGGTAGGAACTCCTCAGCACCGGGCGCGCGGTGGCGGACCGTGCTGCTGTGTTCAGCACGGCCCGGGATTTTTCCGTCAGCAGCCGGACCTTGGGTGTGAGCACGGCCGCGTGGAGCGGGGCCGCGGAGGCGAGGACCAGCTGGGCGGAAATGGAAGCCACGAAGAAACGGCGCATCGGGGTGGGGTTTTGGCGCAATGACGCACCGTCCCCCGCGCTTGTCAAACGGCCGTTTGGCAACTTGTCCCCGGCCGCGTATTATCCCCCGCCGGTGGCCAGTCCGATCGCACGCGAAAGCGTCAGCGCCACCAGATCGAGCATCATGATTCCGTGGATCACGAAGAGAGTCTTCATCAGGCGCGAGGCCCCCTCGGCCACCGCCGGCTCGAACTGCGTGAGCTGCATCGCGGCCATGTAAAAGTAATCGAACGGGTCGGGCGAATCGTCCTCCGTGAATCGGACGTGCTGCCGCCCTTTCAACCGGGCCCCCGTGTCGATCCGCCAGTAAAGCCAGCCGAAGTTGAGCGTGATGACAGGCAGAAAAAGGACCAGCTGAACCAGCAGGACTCCGCCGGCCTTGAGTTGGCTGAGCAGCAGGAGGTTGAGGACGGCGAAAATGATCAGGCACCTCAGCGTCAGGAAGATGCCGATGAAATCGATCGCAGGTTGCACGGGTTTCCCGCGCCATATGCGGAACGCGATGTAAATCATGAACAGCGCGAGCGGCGGCCCGAACCAGGTCGAGCCGAAGCGGAACGCCGCGTGGGTCGTGCGCGCCCAATTTCCGGCCACGGGATCTTCGATCGCGTCGAGCCCGAGCCCGAGGTTCGACATGAACAACGTGGCGCAGAGGTGACCGACAAAGAGGATGATCAGCGCGAGGCCGGGGCGCAGGGGAGTTTTCGTGTTCGTGTCCATACTGTGGTTACGGGTCTGGTGTCAGCGCTTGTCCCCGCCGTTCGCCGGGGGCGAGTTCCATTTGGACCATTCTCGTCGGGGTTTGTCATAGAGAACGAAACTCTTGTTCGAGGGCGCGACGGGTCCCGCGGCATCGGGTGTGGCGAACGTGATCGCGCCGGTGCCCGTAAGCGGCAACGGCGTGGCGGTCTGGATGCGGATGTTCACGAAACCGACCGATCCGCGCAGCCCGCGCTCCTCCCAGAACACCGTGTTCTCGCGCACGAGGCGCGCGTGTTGTTCCTGCACGCCGATGCGCAGCTCCACGGATTTGCCGTCCCCGGAAAGTTTTTTCTCCAGCACCGTGCCCACCTGCGTGCCGCGATAAATCACCGCGGCCCCCACGCCGATCGTCGTGCCCGATGACAGAAGGCGGAATTTCCGGCCGGCCTCGCTTTCCTCCATGAATTCCTGCTGCGGTTGCGAGGGAACGGTGCCGGAGAAACGCGTGGCCATGGACGATCCGCCCCCCGGCAGGAAGTCGATCGCCACGCCGGTGATGAGCGTCTCGAGACCCCGGATTCCCTGCATCGAAACAACAGGCTCGATCAGCGTGAACTCCGAACCCGTGCGGCGAAGGTGGTCGTAGGCGCGGTCCAGTTGCGCGGTGACTTCGACGCGTCCTTCCACCGGCCTCGCGGCCGTGACCATGCCGACCGGCAGCCCGAGGTAAGTGATGCGGGTCTGTCCGGCCTTGATCCCGCGGCCCCCCTCGAAAGTGACGACGAACGGTGTGCCGCACGCGCGCGCCAAAGCCTCGCTCTCCAGCAGGGGCGCCGTCGAGTCGTCGGCGAGCGGCGCTCCGGGAACGCCGAAATCGTCGAACGCCACTCCGCCTTGGATCAGCGTGTCGAGGCCGGAGAAATCGAGTTTGATTCCGCCCGGACCGAGGGTCACCGACGTGGCTGGAACGACCCAGAAGCGCGAACTCGTCTTCAGCAGCGGTGCTTTGGTGTTCTGGATTTCTAAGTCGATGTAGGGTTTGCCCTGCTCGGAGAGCGATTGTTCGCAAACGCGCCCGACTCTCACCCCGCGGAATGTCACCGGCGCGCCGCGATCGAGGGGTTGAGTTTCCTCGCATTGCAGGCGCACATGCAGCGCCGTGTCGTCCATCGAGAGCACCGGGCTGCTTTCCAGCCCCCGGAACTGGTGCCGGTGTTTTCCCGTGCCCATGCGCGCGCGGATCGAATTGCCCTGGATGAGCGACGTCAATCCGGACGCCCCCTGCAAAGATAGCACCGGGCGTTCGATCCAGAAATCCGAGCCCTCCACCGCGAGGCCCGCGGCAAATTTTTCCAAACGCACCGTGACAAGCGCCTCGGTGAGCGTGCGGTTCAGATCGACCTTCACGACTTTGCCCGCCACCACGCCGCGGTAAATCAGGGCTGTCTTGCCCGCCTCGATGCCCGG is part of the Chthoniobacterales bacterium genome and encodes:
- a CDS encoding arsenate reductase ArsC; amino-acid sequence: MNKPRVLILCTGNSCRSHMAEGILRDAAGDFLEVHSAGSRPAGFVHPKAVAVMAEIGIDISTHTSKHMDEFLDRDIGTVITVCGNADQACPVFPGQVNRHHWPFADPAHAVGSEEDVMLEFRRVRDEIAAVFRAYADGRRDQERLVLG
- a CDS encoding sensor domain-containing diguanylate cyclase, which produces MKIEQSGKDADARTNTRWWIVAGAAVVAFFVLDLLLPPGAGLMPHYWIPIILAAAFLAPLPVAILAALALILDIAIGFRFPHDAAQTLRLAVDLLIAIAAVLVAARRSAHVNARRAREQALRDERQHLADVIQGMNIGTWDWNVQTGETVFNELWARMIGYNLSDLAPISIETWLNLVHPDDLLRSNEELQRCFSGEKPLYECEVRMKHRDGRWIWVLDRGRVVTRTEDGKPLRMLGTHRDITDVVHAREESGRGPTDPLTGLGNDAELAERLGEDIADVRRSGADLSLLVVMVRDLEKVNEAHGRAAGDMLLQSLARACRRYFAKQGSVFRAGGKSIAIVLPGLPSVAVRQKASETIRDVENVGVTLDGGVRVPFTLGYGIAQLERGEDDAASLLRRAMQSAERS
- the arsB gene encoding ACR3 family arsenite efflux transporter; amino-acid sequence: MSARTPAKRLDFFERYLTLWVFACMGLGLLLGVSFPDLTRRIGEIEFGEGSHVNVPIAVLIWLMIYPMMLKIDFGGLRGVVARPKGLAVTLFVNWLVKPFSMALLGWLLVAQLFGKTLGWIDPETAKNYVAGLIILAAAPCTAMVFVWSYLTDGDGPYTLAQVAINDLIMVFAFAPIVMLLVGVTGVHIPGEVLVTSVVVFIVVPLVAGWASRTLLMRAKGADWFERKFLPVFRPVTIAALLATLTLIFAFQAGNIVKNWTAVLLLAVPILIQVYFNSGLAYGLMRLFKVQHNVATPGALIGASNFFELAVAVAITLFGPTSPAALATVVGVLVEVPVMLSVCRACVRSRDWYQRALPA
- a CDS encoding MCE family protein, with the translated sequence MSNSGHQRTDHAEAVRGRNRQISLAWLFPLIALAAAGWMFATHVMSRGPEIEISFIDAPGIEAGKTALIYRGVVAGKVVKVDLNRTLTEALVTVRLEKFAAGLAVEGSDFWIERPVLSLQGASGLTSLIQGNSIRARMGTGKHRHQFRGLESSPVLSMDDTALHVRLQCEETQPLDRGAPVTFRGVRVGRVCEQSLSEQGKPYIDLEIQNTKAPLLKTSSRFWVVPATSVTLGPGGIKLDFSGLDTLIQGGVAFDDFGVPGAPLADDSTAPLLESEALARACGTPFVVTFEGGRGIKAGQTRITYLGLPVGMVTAARPVEGRVEVTAQLDRAYDHLRRTGSEFTLIEPVVSMQGIRGLETLITGVAIDFLPGGGSSMATRFSGTVPSQPQQEFMEESEAGRKFRLLSSGTTIGVGAAVIYRGTQVGTVLEKKLSGDGKSVELRIGVQEQHARLVRENTVFWEERGLRGSVGFVNIRIQTATPLPLTGTGAITFATPDAAGPVAPSNKSFVLYDKPRREWSKWNSPPANGGDKR